A single region of the Dromaius novaehollandiae isolate bDroNov1 chromosome 27, bDroNov1.hap1, whole genome shotgun sequence genome encodes:
- the LOC135323733 gene encoding olfactory receptor 14A16-like: MSNSTSLTDFLILGFADTWELQLLHFLLFLGIYLAALLGNGLIITVIACDHHLYTPMYFFLLNLSVLDLGFISTTVPKSMANSLWNTRAISYSGCAAQIFLFFFLISAEFSLLTVMAYDRFVAICQPLHYRTLMGSRACAKMAAAAWGSGFLNAVLHTANTFSIPLCQGNTVDQFFCEVPKLLKLSCSNTYLREVGVLVFSICLFFGCFIFIVLSYVQIFASVLRIPSKQGRHKAFSMCLPHLAIVSLFVSTGTFAYVKPPSISSPAADLGVAVLYSVVPPAVNPLIYSMRNRELKDALKKLIQGVLVQQQ; the protein is encoded by the coding sequence ATGTCCAATAGCACCTCCCTCACTGACTTCCTCATCCTGGGCTTTGCAGACACGTGGGAGCTTCAGCTCTTGCACTTCctgctgttcctgggcatctacctggctgccctcctgggaaaTGGCCTCATTATCACAgtcatagcctgtgaccaccacctctacacccccatgtacttcttcctcctcaatctctctgTCTTGGACCTTGGcttcatctccaccactgtccccaaatccatggccaattctctctggaacaccagggccatttcctactcaggatgtgctgcccagatatttttgtttttcttcttgatttcagctgagttttctctccttacagtcatggcatatgaccgctttgttgccatctgccaacccctgcactacaggaccctcatgggcagcagagcttgtgccaaaatggcagcagctgcctggggcagtggttttctcaatgctgtgctgcacactgctaatacattttcaataccactctgccaaggcaacacagtggatcAGTTTTTTTGTGAAGTTCCCAagctcctcaagctctcctgctccaacacctacctcagggaagttggggttcttGTGTTTAGtatctgtttattctttgggtgtttcattttcattgtgctgtcctacgtgcagatctttgCATCTGTCCTGAGGATCCCCTCTAAGCAGGgacggcacaaagccttttccatgtgcctccctcacctggccatCGTCTCtttgtttgtcagcactggcacatttgcctatgtcaagcccccctccatctcctccccagctgcagatCTGggggtggctgttctgtattcaGTGGTACCTCCAGCAGTGAATcctctcatctacagcatgaggaacagggagctcaaagATGCattgaagaaactgattcaaggggtactagttcagcagcaataa